A region of the Saccharomyces cerevisiae S288C chromosome II, complete sequence genome:
TACTAAAGAAAGAGTGCTGCAATTAATACAATTAATATAAGTGTggttattgaaaataactATTCATTTATACGGAGGGTTGGCCGAGTGGTCTAAGGCGGCAGACTTAAGATCTGTTGGACGGTTGTCCGCGCGAGTTCGAACCTCGCATCCTTcagtaatatttttttaatatacaTTTTCTCTGCCATCATGGCTTAAAAAATGCTTAAAAGAAGGGAATTAGGGGGGATGGATGAACTAAGACataactttcttttcttcaattcgAACTCTGTTGGGAAGAGTTGCTTTAAAAAAGACTCTCTATCCATCTAtaaaatttattaaaaCTTTTGAACTGCACAGAATGATTGGCTCACTTAGAAACAAATTTGAGCATTTCAAAGTTTCTGAAAAGGGAGGTCAAAATTTATCTACAACACTACCGAAACTACCCCCTGCAAAGGACCTTGATAGATCAACTATCTACAAGTACCGTTACAATTATGGTGTAAACTTGGGTGCGTTATTTGTGCTCGAACCATGGattttttctaaagaaaCCATTTGTACAATCGATGGGAAAGAATATGATAGCGAATTTGATGCTATTTCCCAacaattgaagaagcaTTCTTCTGAAGACGTTGCGAAAATGTTAAGCGATCACTATAAAAAGTACATTGATCGAATTGACTGGGAATGGCTATCTAAAGATGCCCATATTACAGCGTTACGTATTCCAATTGGATATTGGCATGTCGAAGATGGGAAGCATTTAGATTCGCTTCCATTTGCCCCATTGAGAAAAGTTTATGAGTTAGCCAAACCTTGGGAAAAACTTGGCGAATTAATCAATAATGCCAAGAAAATGAGCATTGGTGTATTGATAGATTTGCATGGTCTACCAGGAGGCGCTAATTGCGACTCACACAGTGGCTCGAAGAGTGGTGAAGCTGCGTTTTTCCACAAGGAAAAGTACATGACCAAAGTCTACAAAGATATTTTACCTGCAATTATTAACACAATGACTCTGGGCAACGAAAACATCATTGGTATTCAAGTGGTTAATGAGGCATGTTTTGATAATAACCCAAAGGGCCAAAAATTCTATTATTCAGAAGCCATTAATACCgttgaaaaacttcaacCAGGTTTACCTGTCATAATATCCGATGGTTGGTGGCCCCAACAATGGGCAGACTGggttaaagaaaaacattttAGTGAAATAGTGGTCATTGATTCTCATGTCTACCGCTGTTTTTCTGATTCTGATAAGTCGAAGGATGCCAATTCCATTATCAAGGATTTGCCAAATACTGTGAATTTTCCTCATGAAGATGCCGATTATACTGTTGGTGAATTTTCTGGTGTTCTTGATGGACAAACTTGGAATAAAACTTCTGGCGACAGAGACGCtattgttcaaaaatacGTACAAACCCAAGCAGATGTATTTTCTCATGTAGCTAGTTGGGGTTGGTTTTTTTGGACTTTGCAGTTTGAATACGGTGATGGAGGTGAATGGGGCTTAGCTCCCATGATGCAGAAAGGAAATTTACCAAAACGTCCTCACGGTGATGACTTACAAGTcgacaagaagaaaata
Encoded here:
- the MRX18 gene encoding 17-beta-hydroxysteroid dehydrogenase-like protein (Putative glycoside hydrolase of the mitochondrial intermembrane space) — encoded protein: MIGSLRNKFEHFKVSEKGGQNLSTTLPKLPPAKDLDRSTIYKYRYNYGVNLGALFVLEPWIFSKETICTIDGKEYDSEFDAISQQLKKHSSEDVAKMLSDHYKKYIDRIDWEWLSKDAHITALRIPIGYWHVEDGKHLDSLPFAPLRKVYELAKPWEKLGELINNAKKMSIGVLIDLHGLPGGANCDSHSGSKSGEAAFFHKEKYMTKVYKDILPAIINTMTLGNENIIGIQVVNEACFDNNPKGQKFYYSEAINTVEKLQPGLPVIISDGWWPQQWADWVKEKHFSEIVVIDSHVYRCFSDSDKSKDANSIIKDLPNTVNFPHEDADYTVGEFSGVLDGQTWNKTSGDRDAIVQKYVQTQADVFSHVASWGWFFWTLQFEYGDGGEWGLAPMMQKGNLPKRPHGDDLQVDKKKIDSIIHEHEAYWNGKGKNFEHWRFEDGIKTAVDDIIAFRKFDNSLIGRWHSWKSQRRAEYVSAKKDSEFMWEWDQGYQRGLDEFNKY